From Nicotiana tabacum cultivar K326 chromosome 20, ASM71507v2, whole genome shotgun sequence, one genomic window encodes:
- the LOC142174372 gene encoding uncharacterized protein LOC142174372, with translation MTVPWLVEGDFNVIWDEEEKFGCLPVPLIEVDDFRHCINTCNLTDLGFKGSIFTWWNGRSEEDCIFKRLDRYFGNHELQQTFPGLEVTHLSKIGSGHCPMMLKCDIETPPIKKSFRFLNFWTRHESFKDLVKENWNADFSANPFCIFNYKLKKLKKALSTWSRATYGDIFQKIASLDEVVLVHEK, from the coding sequence ATGACAGTACCATGGCTAGTTGAAGGCGACTTTAATGTAATATGGGATGAGGAAGAGAAATTTGGATGCTTACCCGTTCCTCTCATTGAAGTAGATGACTTTAGGCACTGCATAAATACATGCAACTTGACAGACTTGGGATTTAAAGGAAgcatatttacatggtggaatggaaGATCAGAGGAAGACTGTATTTTTAAAAGATTAGACAGATATTTTGGCAATCATGAATTGCAACAGACCTTTCCTGGATTGGAGGTAACTCACCTGTCCAAAATTGGGTCTGGTCATTGCCCAATGATGCTGAAATGTGATATAGAAACTCCTCCAATTAAGAAGTCATTCAGATTTCTTAACTTCTGGACTAGGCATGAATCCTTCAAAGATTTAGTAAAGGAGAATTGGAATGCTGATTTTAGTGCTAACCCTTTCTGTATTTTTAACTACAAGTTAAAGAAGCTTAAGAAAGCACTATCTACCTGGAGCAGAGCTACATATGGGGATATATTCCAGAAGATTGCAAGCCTGGATGAGGTGGTCTTGGTTCATGAAAAGTAG